Proteins encoded together in one Quercus lobata isolate SW786 chromosome 3, ValleyOak3.0 Primary Assembly, whole genome shotgun sequence window:
- the LOC115980546 gene encoding uncharacterized protein LOC115980546 has product MDLVEHVSHFSQRMTVHSKDKTLMCKVFPSSLEPVAMRWFDGLRANSIGSSKELTRTFGSHFITCTRVLRPIDSLLSLSMQEGETLKTYSDRYWKMFNEIDGDFDDVVINTFKAGLLTEHGLRKSLTGKLVTSVRQLMDRIDKYKRVEEDQQLGEGKAKVIP; this is encoded by the coding sequence ATGGACTTGGTGGAGCATGTGAGTCATTTCAGTCAGAGAATGACTGTCCATTCTAAAGACAAAACcctgatgtgcaaggtgttcccaTCCAGTCTGGAACCTGTGGCAATGAGATGGTTCGACGGCCTAAGGGCAAATTCCATAGGTTCCTCTAAGGAGCTCACTCGGACATTTGGCTCTCATTTTATTACGTGTACTAGGGTCCTTCGGCCCATAGATTCCCTactgtccttatccatgcaagAAGGGGAGACTCTGAAGACATACTCGGACAGATATTGGAAAATGTTCAACGAGATTGATGGTGATTTTGATGACGTGGTCATCAACACCTTCAAGGCCGGCCTTCTAACCGAGCACGGTTTAAGGAAGTCTTTGACTGGCAAGCTagtcaccagtgtgcgccaactcatggaccggATTGATAAGTACAAGAGGGTTGAGGAAGACCAGCAGTTAGGGGAAGGAAAAGCTAAGGTTATCCCTtaa
- the LOC115981699 gene encoding heavy metal-associated isoprenylated plant protein 35-like produces the protein MAAPEAKEVPPKEVMVEENSEPLNCKKWVLKVSIHCEGCKRKVKKVLHSVEGVYETDIDLKQQKAIVTVKGNVNPETLIRKLIKTGRPAELWPEKEKKQSKSKNKKEKQSDQESAEESNHGEDKEKEAVKVEGHHVQDPSKHSEGGCPSKNGEVTSKASGQVKEQKPEVKQTVTSPAGSQPPVAEKISVGCENENGVEKSGGGGGGGGSGSGGKKKKKKGHKVSVKIEEGVEHPGDAPPSTGSPIHAQAHAQAPHGHGQNPYPANHSSPPQHVYRQSSPQHYYSQPQHYYSAPPVYATSYSMAQPTSSHGTSYYASPTPPNSHVYIHETEYETDHPPPSDYYYDSYQPHPSDSFELFSDENPNGCSIM, from the exons ATGGCAGCCCCAGAAGCTAAAGAAGTACCACCTAAAGAAGTAATGGTAGAAGAAAATTCAGAACCTCTCAATTGCAAG AAATGGGTCTTGAAAGTCTCCATTCACTGTGAAGGatgcaaaagaaaagtaaaaaaggtTCTACATAGCGTTGAAG GTGTTTATGAGACAGATATTGATTTGAAGCAACAAAAAGCCATAGTAACAGTGAAAGGGAATGTAAACCCTGAGACTTTGATTAGAAAATTGATAAAGACAGGGAGACCTGCAGAGCTTTGgcctgaaaaagagaaaaagcaaagcaaatcaaagaataagaaagagaaacaaagtGATCAAGAGAGCGCTGAAGAAAGCAACCATGGTGAAGACAAGGAAAAAGAAGCAGTGAAAGTTGAAGGTCATCATGTCCAAGACCCTTCTAAACATAGTGAAGGTGGTTGTCCAAGTAAAAATGGTGAGGTCACCAGTAAAGCCAGCGGACAAGTTAAAGAGCAAAAGCCTGAGGTGAAGCAAACTGTGACCTCTCCAGCCGGTAGCCAGCCACCGGTGGCTGAGAAGATTAGTGTTGGTTGTGAAAATGAGAATGGGGTTGAGAAAAGTGGCGGCggtggtggcggcggcggcAGTGGCAGTGGaggtaaaaagaagaaaaagaaggggcACAAAGTGAGTGTCAAAATTGAAGAGGGTGTAGAACATCCTGGCGATGCTCCCCCAAGCACTGGATCACCAATTCATGCTCAAGCACATGCTCAAGCACCTCATGGTCATGGTCAAAACCCATATCCAGCCAATCACAGCTCTCCACCTCAGCATGTGTACCGTCAAAGTTCACCACAACATTATTATTCACAGCCACAGCATTATTATTCAGCTCCACCAGTGTATGCCACAAGTTATAGCATGGCACAACCTACTAGTAGCCATGGTACATCATATTATGCCTCACCAACGCCACCCAATTCACACGTGTACATTCATGAGACTGAGTACGAGACTGATCATCCTCCACCGTCCGATTATTATTATGACTCCTATCAACCACATCCATCAGATTCCTTCGAGCTTTTCAGTGATGAAAATCCAAATGGGTGCTCAATTATGTGA